From the Bombus pascuorum chromosome 7, iyBomPasc1.1, whole genome shotgun sequence genome, one window contains:
- the LOC132908992 gene encoding anosmin-1 isoform X1 — protein MPLRFRRFCPLPLPTRGSPLTPLMHIAGGSSYAVKSFVDFALPTILKQWWLWWLLLPGCLASWTKYIEEYDTIRVARCDVRCGGNYPDECMENCLASNYTKPGHCPDKASMSPFEAVCLITCVDDSRCPDLAKCCRHDCGVTCMHPVGLHNVTDLPLIPRNVQIRQQKNNLVSLTWYNSKAQRIDESSGMKGVRYLVEERHLLGPRYLESRSSPWIVRHVSSKSHATIRERLKTGHWYQFRVAAINANGSRGYSEPSKPFKTKDPRNPKEPQNLTLSDARLVDGKLRIALRWSKPASDVPITFYKVFWSRLVHGPTNDSILVYHRTVLKDKTCYELKNLELRCQYFLQVQAVALYGGRRLLSRKASKVFNSTDYMAYADLGRRSRRCERYHGDLHLRRMTCHCGEVKVRLVWPMNHDVKAYNVSWREASCSASQEKPISRRKKTWWKLVQTPHLEIKHLQSECTYNVNVRNVFNNINNDDNGASIEFLTTGCSKESEEQKDGKLLHNKIIQCKSKSSKRKRHYDTYL, from the exons AATGGTGGCTTTGGTGGTTACTTTTACCAGGATGTCTCGCATCTTGGACCAAGTACATCGAAGAGTACGACACTATCAGAGTTGCTAGATGCGATGTTCGTTGCGGTGGCAATTATCCTGATGAA TGTATGGAAAATTGCTTGGCATCCAATTACACAAAACCTGGTCACTGTCCTGATAAAGCATCCATGTCACCCTTTGAAGCTGTTTGTTTGATAACTTGCGTCGATGACTCTCGTTGCCCAGATTTAGCAAAATGCTGCAGACATGATTGCGGTGTCACATGCATGCATCCCGTCGGTTTACACAATGTAACTG atTTACCCTTGATACCCAGGAATGTCCAAATCAGGCAACAAAAGAACAACTTGGTTTCTTTGACTTGGTATAATTCTAAGGCACAGCGTATCGATGAATCTAGCGGAATGAAAGGTGTGAGGTATTTGGTGGAGGAACGACATTTACTTGGACCAAGATACCTGGAATCTAGATCAAGTCCATGGATTGTTCGTCACGTTTCATCCAAGTCACACGCAACGATTCGAGAACGATTGAAGACAGGACACTGGTATCAATTTCGTGTAGCAGCCATCAATGCAAATGGCTCCCGAGGATACTCGGAGCCTTCCAAACCTTTCAAAACAAAAG aCCCACGGAATCCAAAAGAACCACAAAACTTGACTCTATCCGATGCGCGACTGGTAGATGGAAAACTGCGTATTGCCCTAAGATGGAGTAAACCAGCTTCAGATGTGCCGATAACATTTTACAAAGTGTTTTGGAGCCGCCTTGTTCACGGACCGACTAATGATTCCATTCTCGTTTATCATAGAACAGTTCTGAAA GACAAAACGTGTTACGAACTGAAAAACTTGGAACTGAGGTGTCAGTACTTCCTCCAAGTGCAAGCTGTTGCACTGTACGGTGGCCGGCGATTGTTGTCGCGAAAAGCCTCGAAAGTTTTCAATAGCACCGATTACATGGCATACG CCGATTTGGGGAGGCGATCTCGCAGATGCGAGCGATACCACGGCGATCTTCATCTACGGCGAATGACTTGTCACTGCGGCGAGGTCAAGGTACGTTTGGTTTGGCCGATGAACCACGATGTAAAGGCGTACAACGTCTCCTGGAGAGAGGCATCCTGCTCAGCTTCGCAGGAAAAACCCATATCCCGTCGGAAGAAAACCTGGTGGAAACTTGTTCag ACACCGCATCTTGAAATAAAACATCTTCAAAGTGAATGCACATACAACGTGAACGTACGAAATGTAttcaacaatataaataatgatgaCAATGGTGCCAGTATAGAATTTCTCACCACTGGTTGTTCGAAGGAGTCGGAAGAACAAAAAGACGGCAAgctcttacataataaaataatccagTGCAAAAGCAAGTCGTCAAAGAGAAAACGACATTACGATACTTATCTTTAG
- the LOC132909043 gene encoding uncharacterized protein LOC132909043, with amino-acid sequence MDFRDLNPFNIFLSTLSANFLPMSNKETKLPIFFKIYSIIVWLIELTYFVACVVGILTASREKALKDGTVNLVIAIEALVLMIYMHNRKNVLRGLIGKLNHLIEGNKILQNMIVSALEPMEKPLKIYTVASVGSLALWILLPLIEVFRKNEFHYSDYRVPSILSKEPFPLSVFVGGVIFQVAGGTFTLIRKISLDIYTMHIILLTTVQYKYLRMKFATIFEQKAETLNGSYNDITRQNVSFRNKRTIQEMRLLTRHYETVVEIAVTLKKLLFLNVGVHYINNVFRFCFLSFMFVMSTNVFSEKCLVMLYTIGALIQFYILCYCIQELLDASNAVADDVIYEKWYLHDVPLQRAVLMIISANKLECKLSNSRHIDLTLSSFMSILNQAYSVCLLFLKSRPD; translated from the exons ATGGATTTTCGAGACTTGAAtccttttaacatttttttaagtaCGCTTTCGGCGAATTTTTTACCGATGTCgaacaaagaaacgaaattaccCATCTTTTTCAAAATCTACTCGATCATCGTTTGGTTAATAGAATTGACATATTTTGTGGCTTGTGTTGTCGGAATTTTGACTGCATCGAGGGAAAAAGCATTGAAGGATGGAACGGTAAACCTTGTGATCGCGATAGAAGCGCTCGTGCTAATGATTTATATGCATAATCGTAAGAACGTACTACGTggattaattggaaaattaaaccATCTCATCGAAGGCAATAAAATACTTCAGAATATGATAGTTAGCGCACTGGAACCAATGGAGAAGCCGCTGAAAATTTATACGGTTGCTAGTGTTGGTTCGCTCGCTCTTTGGATATTATTGCCGCTTATCGAAGTTTTTCGGAAGAACGAGTTCCATTATTCGGATTATCGAGTGCCATCCATTCTATCCAAAGAACCTTTCCCACTCAGCGTTTTCGTTGGCGGTGTCATCTTCCAGGTCGCCGGTGGTACATTCACGCTAATCAGAAAGATTAGTTTAGATATCTACACAATGCACATTATTTTGTTAACGACGGTTCAATACAAGTatcttcgaatgaaatttgcGACGATATTCGAACAGAAAGCCGAAACTTTAAACGGTtcgtacaacgatattaccCGGCAGAATGTCTCGTTTAGGAACAAAAGGACGATCCAGGAAATGAGACTGTTGACCCGCCATTACGAAACTGTAGTTGA GATTGCTGTTACCTTGAAGAAATTGCTTTTTCTAAACGTCGGAGTTCATTACATAAACAACGTTTTCCGGTTCTGCTTTCTAAGTTTTAtgttcgtaatg agTACTAATGTGTTTTCCGAAAAATGTTTAGTTATGTTGTATACAATTGGTGCGctgatacaattttatatattgtgcTATTGTATCCAAGAGCTACTCGACGCg AGCAACGCTGTAGCCGACGATGTAATATATGAAAAGTGGTATTTGCACGACGTACCACTGCAACGTGCAGTTCTTATGATAATTTCTGCCAACAAACTAGAGTGCAAATTATCCAACTCTCGACACATTGATTTAACTTTGTCGTCATTCATGTCG ATCCTAAATCAAGCATATTCCGTATGCTTATTGTTTCTTAAATCAAGGcctgattaa